One Punica granatum isolate Tunisia-2019 chromosome 3, ASM765513v2, whole genome shotgun sequence genomic window carries:
- the LOC116200512 gene encoding extensin-like, giving the protein MVEENQLAVFEGNTPPTPVHSPQPKMNAPPPLTLADAPLAHHGAPSAHLPQPISTSMPPLGYAPLPTMYMPSSATQAPPPAHDPTRMATLEGNVTTLQNTVDLMAANMAEMMALLRGPNRASSSSTPPLACGLTVDPAPWVPPTHALKGDIAVVPAPTIIPAPAPRPTHAQAIHPVDFYHSQSTIPATVSLPPMMISVPDPVMFAPPPVSVLAQTTVYTVPPSMGFLTSSGLAPAHTTEPFPYQALQPHIGLPYQAPPPINITFSEPSTPTHVAPIAPPTNFLPGTETEQERRMKKMEETIKALQASDPRHNTSYLDSTLFSGMQLPAKVKVLDFQKYDGTKDPRHHLRHYHGKMLQYWDYK; this is encoded by the coding sequence ATGGTAGAGGAAAATCAACTCGCTGTCTTCGAAGGGAATACACCACCGACGCCGGTTCATTCTCCACAGCCCAAGATGAACGCGCCACCACCACTTACCCTTGCAGACGCACCACTAGCACATCACGGAGCTCCCTCGGCCCATCTCCCACAACCAATTTCAACAAGCATGCCACCACTTGGGTACGCGCCGCTACCAACGATGTATATGCCGTCGTCGGCGACTCAAGCACCACCGCCTGCCCATGATCCTACTCGCATGGCCACGCTCGAGGGTAACGTCACCACTCTTCAAAACACGGTTGACCTAATGGCCGCTAATATGGCCGAGATGATGGCCTTGCTCAGGGGGCCAAATCGCGCATCTTCGAGCTCCACCCCTCCTCTCGCATGCGGGCTAACTGTTGACCCCGCTCCTTGGGTCCCACCAACCCATGCACTAAAGGGCGACATAGCGGTCGTCCCCGCACCGACAATTATCCCAGCGCCCGCTCCTCGTCCAACGCACGCGCAGGCAATTCACCCGGTCGACTTCTATCATTCTCAGTCCACCATTCCAGCAACTGTCTCACTTCCGCCCATGATGATCTCCGTGCCGGATCCGGTTATGTTCGCACCACCTCCCGTGTCTGTGCTGGCTCAAACTACGGTCTACACCGTTCCTCCGTCGATGGGCTTCCTAACATCGAGCGGCCTTGCTCCTGCTCACACTACTGAACCTTTCCCTTACCAAGCTCTACAACCTCACATCGGCCTCccttaccaagctccacctcccataaatatTACTTTCTCTGAACCGAGCACGCCGACTCACGTGGCCCCTATAGCTCCACCTACAAATTTCCTCCCCGGAACGGAGACCgaacaggagaggagaatgAAAAAGATGGAAGAGACTATCAAGGCCCTCCAAGCTAGTGACCCTCGACATAACACTAGTTATCTAGATTCGACTCTCTTCTCGGGGATGCAGCTACCCGCGAAGGTCAAGGTGCTCGATTTCCAAAAATACGATGGAACTAAGGACCCGCGACATCACCTCCGCCACTACCACGGAAAGATGCTTCAATACTGGGACTACAAATAG